A single window of Flavobacteriales bacterium DNA harbors:
- a CDS encoding ORF6N domain-containing protein, with translation MVERNESLVPDEVLLHKIYLIRGEKVMLDRDLAELYGVETKVLKQAVRRNIKRFPEDFMFEMTSTELEHWRSQFVTSNSEKKGLRYRPFCFTEQGVTMLACVLNSDRAVQMNIRIVRIFTRMRKMMLTHADLLVKMEQLEKRITDQDDKVKLLFDYLRQFIREKETPVEKVGYRIGK, from the coding sequence ATGGTTGAACGTAATGAATCACTGGTTCCCGATGAAGTGTTGCTGCATAAGATCTACCTGATCCGCGGTGAGAAGGTGATGCTGGACCGCGATCTGGCGGAGTTGTATGGTGTGGAGACCAAAGTATTGAAACAAGCCGTACGCCGGAACATAAAAAGGTTTCCGGAGGATTTCATGTTTGAAATGACATCCACAGAACTGGAACATTGGAGGTCACAATTTGTGACCTCCAACTCAGAGAAGAAAGGATTGAGATATCGGCCATTTTGCTTCACGGAACAGGGAGTAACCATGCTGGCGTGCGTTTTGAACAGCGATCGGGCGGTTCAGATGAACATCCGTATCGTGAGGATTTTTACCCGTATGCGCAAGATGATGCTGACCCACGCGGACCTGCTGGTGAAGATGGAACAATTGGAGAAACGTATAACCGATCAGGACGACAAGGTAAAGCTGCTGTTCGATTACCTGCGCCAGTTCATCAGGGAAAAGGAAACGCCGGTGGAGAAGGTAGGATACAGGATCGGGAAATAG
- a CDS encoding tyrosine-type recombinase/integrase: MVLTLDLIRYKGKAHVRISFPFDRPMIGKVRSTGICLWSASRKCWHMPYSVSNLERLIAAVGPGVVVDRKPLDEALPKPMHPLSAKACERFCEWMAGQRYGERTVAVYGGMIRSFFTHYHTLTPKDITMEHVKDYNHKVVVGKNYSVSYQRQLVGAIKLFYSLTQDRSLDIEALQRPRKERKLPVVLSKQEVLALLMAIRNLKHRTAVGLLYAAGLRISELLALRIEDIDSGRMQIRVRQAKGRKDRYVTLSEKILVLLRNYYVAYKPNTYLFNGQGREMYSAVSIRKVLLEAARRAGIRKRVTPHMLRHSYATHLLEAGTDLRYVQALLGHSKPETTMIYTHVSQRYLGTIPSPFDQLMEGQAWHSDLEGNKGIKGSDIRWELGE; encoded by the coding sequence ATGGTGTTAACATTGGATCTGATCCGATACAAGGGAAAGGCCCATGTGCGTATTTCGTTTCCGTTTGACCGGCCGATGATCGGTAAAGTGAGGTCAACCGGGATATGTTTGTGGAGCGCTTCCCGTAAGTGCTGGCACATGCCCTATTCCGTGTCGAATTTGGAACGGTTGATCGCGGCTGTGGGTCCGGGTGTGGTGGTGGACCGGAAACCGCTGGACGAAGCGTTGCCGAAACCCATGCACCCGCTTTCAGCAAAGGCATGTGAGCGATTTTGTGAATGGATGGCCGGACAACGGTATGGTGAACGTACCGTGGCGGTATACGGCGGTATGATCCGATCCTTTTTCACCCACTACCATACACTGACGCCGAAGGACATCACCATGGAGCACGTGAAGGATTACAACCACAAGGTGGTGGTGGGGAAGAACTATTCGGTGAGTTACCAGCGTCAACTGGTGGGAGCCATCAAATTGTTTTATTCGCTGACGCAGGACCGCTCACTGGACATCGAGGCACTTCAGAGGCCCAGGAAGGAAAGGAAGCTTCCGGTGGTGCTGTCGAAACAGGAAGTACTGGCCTTGCTGATGGCGATACGAAACCTGAAGCACCGTACGGCTGTGGGACTTTTGTACGCGGCCGGTTTGCGTATAAGTGAATTATTGGCATTGCGGATTGAAGACATCGATTCGGGAAGGATGCAGATCCGTGTCAGGCAAGCCAAAGGGCGGAAGGACCGGTATGTGACCCTTTCGGAAAAAATATTGGTTCTTCTGAGGAATTATTATGTTGCATATAAACCGAATACATATTTGTTCAATGGCCAGGGGCGGGAGATGTATTCGGCGGTAAGCATCCGGAAGGTACTGTTGGAGGCAGCCAGGCGGGCGGGCATCCGTAAGCGGGTTACACCGCATATGTTGCGTCACAGTTACGCCACGCATTTGCTGGAGGCGGGAACGGATTTGAGGTATGTGCAGGCTTTGCTGGGACACAGCAAACCGGAAACAACAATGATTTACACACATGTCAGTCAGCGCTACCTGGGAACCATTCCCAGTCCGTTTGACCAGCTGATGGAAGGCCAGGCATGGCACAGTGACCTGGAAGGGAATAAAGGGATAAAAGGTAGTGATATCCGCTGGGAATTGGGGGAATAG
- a CDS encoding T9SS type A sorting domain-containing protein, protein MKKPLSILIGISLAFPISNYGQQPIKPNEFKVGIFGATSCKTHIVSGCELPFETPLDNGYKTSVLNILSDDGFNIYQTYSPNEWISESFLKSYLKLSQANNFKVELGAGHYYKPTVDINGNYLGYGTNVYDNCGNSIGVCQNPYSQNYFRANINNFINNIYKVSPYKDIIWGYHICEEASYYHYQHFANNCQGNVWGNPSYFKNVETPPTNVNSAISYFKNSLSSAGITNHKMIVMEANHHKNINANTNDGEGSFNPQQYIQLLNKNDNRDIFFEGSYTQFPSSGWINQNYSGMFSNGFHYLGAFKSIDYAKSYSSEVHKVINIEGTSVGSNYLAHYHSNLSIPNANWLWFQAYTSIIHGAKGIWFWDINYSWNSGETNSWNNPSIPNRYDRSYFPANYRNYTAYLAQELRLLSNKNIISTDANTIVATKTDFADPNCIVPAAISYIPTYLPSEKRTENYGLRYTIRSNGTETYMIITNPLNVAVSVTLNFSNSSNQQIQSSTGVNVLFDNNQYPVTSSSYKVNRNSNINPTNGTVGSQYYVGYASNKQLPISFGPMDVKILKFVSTPPNYNNGWNIAWSNFGSGNINGHNVKDGDLFYTGDFDGDGTEELLCVGYTGGTNDWITVLKYVNDNWEWHWSNYGSSSAGNGIYPYRNNFIVGDFDGDGKDELLGNDINGWTTLFKFNSGNWQWTWSDNGNASHPIRPYKDKFYAGDFNGDGKDELFGCDLPNGWTTTFKWNGSNFIWDWSDYGSNHAIRQYRTNMLPGDFDGDGKVEMLGFDSWSTLFHFDNGNWQWGWSTYGANDFNGWTYPPLTTDRILAGNLDSDNKDELFFLQTHSTAAWATTMDLKNDQSGWNWNWSANPQYSVPFIDDWPLAANGGSNTRYYLVKAKSNEPKYLLAMRKFCGNYLVNMYKTNSPANYKMAGMDLENDSIAFVSENDITVFPNPSDGKIQILSEKEDIESIEISDPRGQIIYSEKYNSQRKIEIDLSKYPTGIYLVKIINNSNSVSIRKIILNK, encoded by the coding sequence ATGAAAAAACCTCTATCAATTCTTATTGGAATTAGCTTGGCATTTCCAATATCTAATTATGGGCAACAGCCCATTAAGCCGAATGAATTCAAAGTAGGAATATTCGGTGCAACCTCATGCAAAACTCATATTGTGAGTGGATGTGAACTCCCTTTTGAAACACCTTTGGACAATGGGTATAAGACAAGTGTTTTAAATATTTTATCTGATGACGGATTTAATATTTATCAAACTTATTCCCCAAATGAATGGATTTCTGAAAGTTTCTTAAAAAGTTACTTGAAATTATCACAAGCAAACAACTTCAAAGTCGAATTAGGTGCCGGACATTACTATAAACCTACTGTTGATATAAATGGTAACTATTTAGGATATGGGACAAATGTTTACGATAATTGCGGTAATTCTATCGGAGTTTGTCAAAACCCTTATTCTCAAAATTATTTTCGTGCCAACATAAATAATTTCATCAATAATATTTACAAGGTTTCTCCATATAAGGATATAATTTGGGGTTATCATATATGCGAAGAAGCATCTTATTATCATTATCAACATTTTGCAAATAACTGTCAGGGAAATGTTTGGGGTAATCCAAGTTATTTTAAAAATGTTGAAACTCCTCCCACAAATGTCAACAGCGCAATTTCTTATTTCAAAAATTCCCTTTCATCGGCAGGCATAACAAATCACAAAATGATTGTGATGGAAGCCAACCACCACAAAAACATCAATGCTAATACAAACGATGGTGAAGGATCATTTAATCCACAGCAATATATTCAACTCTTAAACAAAAATGATAATAGGGATATATTTTTTGAAGGATCATACACACAATTTCCATCATCAGGATGGATAAATCAAAATTACTCTGGAATGTTCAGTAATGGCTTCCATTACCTTGGTGCATTTAAGTCAATTGATTATGCAAAAAGTTATTCTTCTGAAGTTCATAAGGTCATCAATATTGAAGGCACTTCAGTCGGCTCAAATTATTTAGCACATTACCATTCAAATCTTAGCATTCCAAATGCAAATTGGCTTTGGTTTCAGGCATATACATCAATTATTCACGGAGCTAAAGGTATTTGGTTTTGGGACATTAATTATTCTTGGAACTCTGGTGAAACAAATAGCTGGAATAATCCATCTATACCTAATAGATATGACAGAAGCTATTTCCCTGCAAACTATCGGAATTATACTGCATACCTTGCCCAAGAACTGCGATTATTATCTAACAAAAATATTATCAGTACAGATGCAAATACAATAGTTGCTACAAAAACCGATTTTGCTGACCCGAATTGTATCGTTCCTGCTGCAATATCCTATATTCCAACATATTTACCTTCTGAGAAGCGAACAGAAAATTACGGCTTGCGCTATACCATCAGAAGCAATGGAACAGAAACTTATATGATAATTACAAATCCTTTGAATGTTGCAGTTTCAGTAACACTAAATTTTTCAAATTCTTCCAATCAGCAAATCCAAAGTTCGACAGGTGTAAATGTTCTATTTGATAATAATCAATACCCTGTAACAAGTAGCAGTTATAAGGTAAACAGAAATTCAAATATAAATCCGACAAATGGCACTGTTGGCAGTCAATATTATGTTGGGTATGCTTCCAATAAGCAATTGCCTATTTCTTTCGGCCCAATGGACGTAAAAATTCTAAAGTTTGTTTCTACTCCACCAAACTATAATAATGGATGGAATATTGCATGGTCAAACTTTGGAAGCGGCAATATTAATGGCCATAATGTTAAGGACGGAGATTTATTCTACACAGGCGATTTCGATGGAGATGGGACAGAAGAATTATTATGTGTAGGATATACTGGTGGGACAAATGACTGGATTACTGTTTTAAAATATGTAAATGATAATTGGGAATGGCATTGGAGCAATTATGGCTCATCATCTGCTGGTAATGGAATATATCCGTACCGTAACAATTTTATTGTTGGGGACTTTGACGGTGACGGAAAAGATGAACTTCTTGGGAATGATATTAACGGCTGGACTACATTATTCAAATTCAATAGCGGTAATTGGCAGTGGACTTGGTCTGACAATGGAAATGCCTCACATCCCATAAGGCCATATAAAGACAAATTTTATGCAGGAGATTTTAACGGGGATGGGAAAGATGAACTATTTGGTTGCGACCTTCCAAATGGATGGACGACAACATTCAAATGGAATGGCAGCAATTTTATTTGGGACTGGTCAGATTATGGAAGCAATCATGCAATAAGACAATATAGAACGAATATGCTACCTGGTGATTTTGACGGGGATGGCAAAGTTGAAATGTTAGGATTTGATAGTTGGTCAACGCTTTTCCATTTTGATAATGGCAACTGGCAATGGGGATGGAGTACATATGGCGCAAATGATTTTAATGGATGGACATATCCACCCTTAACTACTGATAGAATTTTAGCAGGAAATTTGGATTCAGACAACAAAGACGAATTATTTTTCTTACAAACTCATTCTACTGCTGCATGGGCAACCACAATGGATTTGAAAAATGACCAAAGCGGTTGGAATTGGAACTGGTCTGCAAATCCGCAATATAGTGTTCCTTTTATTGATGACTGGCCATTGGCTGCAAATGGAGGTAGTAATACAAGATATTATCTTGTAAAGGCAAAATCAAACGAACCAAAATATTTACTAGCCATGCGCAAATTTTGTGGGAATTATTTGGTTAATATGTATAAGACAAATAGCCCGGCCAATTATAAAATGGCAGGTATGGATTTAGAGAATGATTCTATTGCCTTTGTATCTGAAAATGATATTACCGTTTTCCCCAATCCTTCTGATGGGAAAATACAAATTTTGTCAGAGAAAGAAGATATTGAATCTATTGAAATCTCTGACCCAAGAGGTCAAATCATTTACAGCGAAAAATACAATTCGCAACGGAAAATAGAGATAGACCTCTCAAAATATCCCACAGGAATCTATTTAGTGAAAATAATCAATAATTCAAATTCAGTTTCAATTCGTAAAATAATCTTAAACAAATAA
- a CDS encoding class I SAM-dependent methyltransferase, translating into MEKIKSVYRFLSPKFQSIHLEYKVTAKPRYGHGNPAHTLLFDLINRNRPLYKDLLESFLKYIERMHEIKDSSNETDENNPTWNNGFLPGLDIVGIYGIIAKYKPARYIEIGSGNSTKVARKSIKENNLNTEIISIDPFPRANIDHLADRVIREPFENLSDNKFIIESLIENDILFIDNSHRVFPNSDAMICFLELLPFLKKGVIVHIHDIYLPFDYPQFMCDRFYNEQYMLAAFILANPEKFKTILPNYFISEDAELAKIISPMWNHPNLTNVEKHGGSFWLQIN; encoded by the coding sequence ATGGAAAAAATCAAGTCGGTGTATAGATTTCTATCACCAAAATTTCAGAGCATTCATTTAGAATACAAAGTAACTGCTAAACCAAGGTATGGGCATGGTAATCCTGCCCATACCCTTTTATTCGATTTAATAAACAGGAACAGACCTTTGTACAAAGACCTTTTAGAGTCATTCTTAAAATATATTGAAAGAATGCACGAAATTAAAGATTCAAGTAATGAAACAGATGAAAATAACCCTACTTGGAATAATGGTTTTCTGCCGGGACTTGATATTGTTGGTATTTATGGAATCATTGCAAAATATAAACCCGCAAGATACATTGAAATTGGTTCAGGAAATTCGACCAAAGTAGCACGAAAATCTATTAAAGAAAACAATTTAAATACTGAGATTATTTCCATTGACCCTTTCCCTCGAGCCAATATAGACCATTTAGCGGACAGGGTTATTAGAGAGCCTTTTGAAAACTTGTCTGATAATAAGTTCATCATTGAATCATTAATTGAGAATGATATTTTATTCATTGATAATTCTCATCGTGTTTTTCCTAATTCTGATGCAATGATTTGTTTTTTGGAGCTACTTCCATTTTTAAAGAAAGGAGTTATTGTGCATATTCATGACATATATCTTCCTTTTGATTATCCTCAATTTATGTGTGATAGATTTTACAACGAGCAGTATATGCTTGCGGCATTTATTTTAGCAAATCCCGAGAAGTTCAAAACTATTTTGCCAAATTATTTTATAAGTGAGGATGCAGAACTGGCAAAGATTATTTCACCTATGTGGAATCATCCGAACCTGACTAATGTAGAAAAACACGGTGGGTCATTTTGGTTACAGATAAATTAA
- a CDS encoding nitric-oxide reductase large subunit encodes MKKLWIYFILVVTISFAILGYYGIEIYRQAPPIPEKVVSTDGTILFTKQDIQEGQRVWQSIGGQELGTIWGHGAYVAPDWNADWIHREAVYILDTWSNQNFNNDFEQLNEEQKAALQARLSKEIRKNTFDESIEVLHISEIRRDAIKNNVEYYSKLFSDDKELAVLREKYAMKENTLSDKTKLYQLNAFFFWTSWACSTERPDESITYTNNWPPEKLIENRPTGSLVLWTGFSIIMLLLGIGVLAFYQAKNREEEIDESHLSSKDPLKGLNPTPSMKSTLKYFWTVSLLILVQVILGVITAHYGVEGQGFYGIPLSEILPYTVVRTWHVQIAIFWIATSWLATGLYIAPAVSGVEPKFQRLGVNFLFISLLLIVVGSLIGQLMGVMQHFNLNTNFWFGHQGLEYVDLGRFWQIYLFIGLLLWLVLMLRALAPALKRKTADRNLLILFVISSIAIALFYGAGLTWGQHTHLSVIEYFRWWVVHLWVEGFFEVFATVVIAFLFVRMKIINIAIATKATIASAAIFLAGGIIGTFHHLYFTGTPTAVLALGATFSALEVVPLVFMGYEGYHNYRVSKATEWTKNYKWPIYFFISVAFWNLLGAGIFGFMINPPIALYYMQGLNTTPVHGHTALFGVYGMLGIGLMLFVLKGLSKQLPWKELVIKFSFWSLNIGLLLMVLLSVLPVGLAQTVASVDEGMWYARSAEFNQQDYIRMFKWLRFIGDTIFAVGSIALTYFVFGLKFGWSLKKSEN; translated from the coding sequence ATGAAAAAACTTTGGATTTACTTCATATTGGTAGTTACGATTTCATTTGCCATTTTAGGATACTATGGAATTGAAATTTATAGACAAGCTCCCCCAATTCCCGAAAAAGTTGTTTCGACTGACGGAACAATACTTTTCACAAAACAAGACATTCAAGAAGGTCAACGAGTTTGGCAGTCAATAGGTGGCCAAGAGTTGGGAACAATTTGGGGTCATGGTGCTTATGTGGCACCAGACTGGAATGCCGATTGGATTCATAGAGAAGCCGTTTATATTCTTGACACATGGAGCAATCAAAATTTCAATAATGATTTCGAACAATTAAACGAAGAACAGAAAGCTGCTCTACAAGCAAGATTATCCAAGGAAATCAGAAAGAACACTTTTGATGAATCCATTGAAGTTCTTCATATCAGTGAAATTAGGCGAGATGCAATCAAGAATAATGTTGAATATTACTCAAAGCTTTTCTCTGACGACAAGGAATTAGCTGTCTTGAGAGAAAAATATGCTATGAAAGAGAATACGCTTTCGGATAAGACGAAGCTCTACCAGTTAAATGCGTTTTTCTTTTGGACTTCCTGGGCATGCTCAACAGAAAGACCAGATGAAAGTATAACCTACACGAACAACTGGCCTCCTGAAAAACTTATTGAAAACAGGCCAACGGGCTCTTTAGTACTATGGACTGGGTTCAGTATAATTATGTTGTTGTTAGGTATAGGTGTTTTAGCGTTCTATCAGGCAAAAAATCGTGAAGAAGAAATTGACGAATCACATTTATCGTCAAAAGACCCATTGAAGGGATTGAATCCGACCCCTTCAATGAAATCAACTCTAAAATATTTTTGGACAGTCTCTCTTCTTATTCTTGTGCAGGTTATTTTGGGTGTCATTACTGCCCATTATGGTGTAGAGGGGCAAGGGTTTTACGGCATCCCTTTATCTGAAATACTTCCATACACTGTAGTTCGTACATGGCATGTTCAAATCGCAATTTTTTGGATAGCTACTTCTTGGCTTGCGACAGGCTTATATATAGCACCAGCAGTTTCGGGTGTAGAACCCAAGTTTCAACGCTTAGGTGTCAATTTCCTTTTTATCTCGTTGTTGCTGATTGTAGTTGGTTCTTTAATTGGACAGTTGATGGGTGTGATGCAGCATTTCAATTTAAACACAAATTTTTGGTTCGGGCATCAAGGGCTGGAATACGTTGATTTAGGGCGGTTTTGGCAAATTTATCTTTTCATAGGTTTATTGCTTTGGTTAGTCTTAATGCTACGTGCCCTTGCACCAGCATTAAAAAGAAAAACGGCAGACAGAAACCTCTTAATTCTATTTGTTATTTCTTCTATCGCAATAGCCCTTTTCTATGGAGCGGGCTTAACATGGGGACAACATACTCATCTTTCTGTTATTGAATATTTCCGATGGTGGGTTGTACATCTTTGGGTGGAGGGCTTCTTTGAGGTTTTTGCAACAGTAGTAATTGCGTTTCTTTTCGTTAGAATGAAAATCATCAATATTGCAATTGCAACAAAAGCAACCATAGCTTCTGCCGCAATATTTTTAGCAGGTGGAATAATTGGAACTTTTCATCATCTCTACTTTACGGGTACCCCAACGGCTGTATTGGCTTTAGGTGCTACTTTTAGTGCATTGGAAGTCGTCCCATTGGTCTTTATGGGTTATGAGGGCTATCATAATTACAGAGTTAGCAAGGCAACTGAGTGGACTAAGAATTACAAGTGGCCCATTTACTTTTTTATATCAGTGGCATTTTGGAATTTGCTTGGTGCGGGAATATTTGGATTTATGATTAATCCCCCAATTGCCCTATACTATATGCAGGGACTAAACACCACTCCTGTTCATGGACATACCGCATTGTTTGGAGTTTATGGTATGTTGGGAATAGGATTGATGCTATTTGTACTTAAAGGTCTTTCAAAACAACTTCCATGGAAAGAGCTAGTTATTAAGTTTTCATTTTGGTCTTTAAATATTGGCTTATTACTCATGGTTCTATTGAGTGTGCTACCAGTAGGACTTGCACAGACTGTTGCAAGTGTTGATGAAGGGATGTGGTACGCAAGATCTGCAGAATTTAATCAGCAAGATTATATTCGTATGTTTAAATGGTTAAGATTTATTGGTGATACGATTTTTGCAGTTGGCTCTATTGCCTTGACGTATTTCGTTTTTGGTTTGAAATTCGGATGGTCGTTGAAGAAAAGTGAAAACTAA
- a CDS encoding DNA starvation/stationary phase protection protein — MKNLNSIGLHQDKAEELANKLNELLANYSIFYQNTRGFHWNIKGEKFFELHLKFEELYNDLLLKIDEVAERILTLGHTPEHSYSQYAKTSTIKESQKISDGLIAVEQILEGFKTTIVMQREILALASDANDEGTNALMSDYIRFQEKQVWMYSTFLTQSK; from the coding sequence ATGAAAAATTTAAATTCAATTGGTTTGCACCAAGACAAAGCCGAAGAATTGGCAAATAAATTAAACGAGTTACTCGCAAACTATTCAATTTTTTATCAAAACACAAGAGGCTTTCACTGGAACATTAAAGGTGAAAAGTTTTTTGAACTGCATTTGAAATTTGAAGAACTCTACAATGATTTGTTGCTAAAAATTGATGAAGTAGCAGAACGCATATTAACATTGGGACATACGCCCGAACATAGCTATTCTCAATACGCTAAAACATCAACCATAAAAGAAAGCCAGAAAATTTCTGATGGTTTGATTGCAGTTGAACAAATTCTTGAAGGATTTAAAACAACAATCGTTATGCAAAGAGAAATTCTGGCATTAGCTTCTGATGCAAATGATGAAGGAACAAATGCTTTAATGAGCGATTACATTCGCTTTCAGGAAAAACAAGTATGGATGTATTCAACTTTTTTAACACAAAGTAAATAA
- a CDS encoding TetR/AcrR family transcriptional regulator — MTTETISDRQLEIIEAAGKILTASGISGLTIKNLAKEMKFSESAIYRHFTSKEEIIIALLDYLAQSMDERYTNAILSEQSPEEKFTTLFQNQFSFFKKNPHFVVAVFSDGLMEESQRINETISKIMAVKMKHLMPIILEGQQKNIFTNSITSEDLVHIVMGTFRLQMYKWRVANFQYDIIRNGNDLILSLLTIIKTK; from the coding sequence ATGACAACAGAAACAATTTCTGACAGACAACTTGAAATTATTGAAGCAGCAGGAAAAATATTGACTGCTTCGGGGATAAGTGGGCTAACAATTAAGAATTTGGCTAAGGAAATGAAATTTTCTGAAAGTGCCATTTACAGACACTTTACAAGCAAGGAAGAAATCATAATTGCCTTACTTGATTATCTTGCTCAAAGTATGGATGAACGCTATACAAACGCAATTTTAAGTGAACAATCGCCCGAAGAAAAATTTACAACGCTATTTCAAAATCAATTTTCATTTTTTAAAAAGAACCCTCACTTTGTAGTGGCAGTTTTTTCAGACGGATTAATGGAAGAAAGCCAACGTATCAACGAAACCATATCAAAAATAATGGCGGTAAAAATGAAACATTTGATGCCCATTATTTTGGAAGGACAGCAAAAAAACATTTTCACCAATTCCATTACTTCTGAAGATTTAGTTCATATCGTGATGGGTACTTTTAGGCTTCAAATGTACAAATGGAGAGTTGCTAATTTCCAATATGACATTATTCGAAATGGAAATGACTTGATACTATCACTTTTAACAATCATAAAAACAAAGTAA
- a CDS encoding TolC family protein produces the protein MKLVNVHKLSFILLLIIIGLQSAQAQTWSLQQCIDTAQVHNKSLQMSRNKMAIGEQKAKEAKANLIPKATVNADYKYFTNLPYQLLPVNAFNPALPEGEFRAMKFGVPHNINANLQLSMPLYNPQISGAIQTTKIASELTDLQYQKTEEQIYFEISNLYYNAQILHHQLAFIDSNLINAERLLKNMQLLNEQLLAKGTDVSKVKLQVSQLTTQKETIKSKYEQVLNALKFAVGISIEQNLQIEANIQYQNTNEYTPASILDIRIIKTQNRLLSSEINTLNKSRYLPSLNLVGMYGTTGFGYNGQPVSFLDFYPIGFAGIQLTYSLFNGTVTQRKINQKTLELQNNELQFGMLTEQNNMQVENAKLQREVAKKNVETTTEQIQLAQTIYEQTVLQQKQGTASLTDVLLADNALHEAQQTYLTAVIDYLKADLELKKLTGNISLNN, from the coding sequence ATGAAGTTAGTAAATGTTCACAAACTTTCTTTTATTCTATTATTGATAATAATAGGATTGCAATCTGCACAAGCACAAACTTGGTCGTTGCAACAATGTATTGACACTGCTCAGGTTCATAATAAAAGCCTGCAAATGAGCCGAAACAAAATGGCTATTGGTGAGCAAAAAGCGAAAGAAGCGAAAGCTAATTTAATCCCAAAGGCAACTGTCAATGCCGATTACAAATATTTTACAAATCTGCCCTACCAACTTTTGCCTGTGAATGCTTTTAATCCTGCACTACCCGAAGGAGAATTCAGAGCAATGAAATTTGGCGTTCCTCACAACATCAACGCAAACTTGCAACTCTCAATGCCATTGTATAATCCACAAATTTCCGGAGCCATTCAAACCACAAAAATCGCTTCGGAATTGACAGACTTGCAGTACCAAAAAACGGAAGAACAAATCTATTTTGAGATTTCAAATCTGTATTACAATGCCCAAATTCTGCATCATCAATTGGCTTTTATTGACAGCAATCTGATTAATGCAGAACGACTTCTAAAGAATATGCAATTGCTCAATGAACAATTGCTTGCCAAAGGAACAGATGTAAGCAAGGTAAAATTGCAAGTATCGCAATTAACTACCCAAAAAGAAACCATCAAAAGTAAATACGAGCAAGTTTTAAATGCTTTGAAATTTGCTGTGGGTATTTCTATCGAACAAAATCTGCAAATTGAAGCAAACATTCAATATCAAAACACAAATGAATACACTCCTGCATCCATTTTAGATATTCGTATCATAAAAACTCAAAACCGATTATTGTCGAGTGAAATAAACACACTCAATAAATCAAGGTATTTGCCTTCGCTTAATCTTGTTGGAATGTATGGAACAACGGGCTTTGGCTATAACGGACAACCTGTTTCCTTTCTTGATTTTTATCCGATTGGTTTTGCAGGTATTCAATTGACCTATTCACTATTTAACGGAACAGTTACTCAACGAAAAATCAATCAGAAAACGCTTGAACTCCAAAATAATGAACTTCAATTTGGAATGCTTACCGAGCAAAACAATATGCAAGTTGAAAATGCAAAACTACAAAGAGAAGTCGCTAAAAAAAACGTAGAAACCACAACTGAACAAATTCAATTAGCTCAAACAATCTATGAGCAAACCGTTCTTCAACAGAAACAAGGAACGGCAAGCTTAACGGATGTTTTACTTGCAGACAACGCACTACACGAAGCACAGCAAACCTACCTGACTGCGGTAATCGATTACCTAAAAGCAGATCTAGAATTAAAAAAACTTACAGGAAACATTTCACTCAATAATTAA